The proteins below are encoded in one region of Salvelinus alpinus chromosome 27, SLU_Salpinus.1, whole genome shotgun sequence:
- the LOC139556273 gene encoding uncharacterized protein, which yields MSKPGTKREMKVRYNDRDVKENFSSREHKNIATLKQEKTLLEEPGIDRYLSKDIAPYPEAPEFHLSKVAHVTTKGGLDGILKSGGFKGGEKSFLWCNLPVDDDDIIAAERRYLEKIFPDRTPEQRQMQQPFLSKFTTSPAFRKASRFGNFRFTFSLSDLLMMYSQQICGGKQPVLRVYETVVYKQEIMYTVLVHSPDDKEFEKYPVLGDGSDDAVCAYMRGNIVWRAQAMSKTHAFGLAIDEVNQNVGTEGGGNAWYMWDHVTLAFHLPEGQALHFDMEIVIKNLTTCDADEMFIGVKCRRKGHECVGTCPCGKCLVPLTTADEIVEGISCDSKTNC from the exons ATGTCCAAACCTGGAACAAAAAG GGAAATGAAGGTGCGTTATAATGACAGAGATGTAAAGGAGAACTTTTCCAGTCGAGAGCATAAGAATATCGCCACATTGAAACAAGAGAAGACCCTTTTAGAAGAGCCAGGAATAGATAGATACCTATCAAAAGACATTGCACCATACCCAGAAGCACCAGAGTTCCATCTGTCCAAAGTTGCCCATGTCACTACAAAAGGAGGCCTTGATGGAATCTTGAAATCAGGTGGATTTAAGGGGGGTGAGAAGAGTTTCCTGTGGTGCAATCTTCCTGTGGATGATGACGATATCATTGCAGCAGAACGCCGTTACCTGGAGAAGATCTTCCCTGACAGAACACCTGAGCAGAGGCAGATGCAGCAACCCTTCCTCAGCAAGTTCACCACCTCACCTGCCTTCAGGAAGGCATCACGCTTTGGGAACTTCAGGTTCACTTTCAGTCTGTCTGATCTCCTGATGATGTACAGTCAGCAGATCTGTGGTGGAAAACAGCCTGTCCTGAGAGTGTATGAGACTGTAGTCTACAAACAAGAGATCATGTACACAGTGCTTGTTCACAGTCCAGATGATAAGGAATTTGAGAAGTACCCAGTTCttggtgatggtagtgatgatgctGTCTGTGCTTACATGAGGGGCAACATTGTCTGGCGTGCACAAGCCATGTCTAAAACCCATGCCTTTGGGTTAGCCATAGATGAAGTTAACCAAAATGTAGGAACAGAAGGCGGGGGGAATGCATGGTACATGTGGGACCATGTGACACTGGCGTTCCACCTGCCTGAAGGTCAGGCCCTACATTTTGACATGGAGATTGTGATCAAAAACCTTACTACTTGTGATGCCGATGAAATGTTTATTGGAGTGAAATGTCGCAGAAAAGGGCACGAGTGTGTGGGTACATGTCCATGTGGAAAGTGTCTCGTACCCCTCACCACAGCTGATGAAATAGTTGAGGGCATATCATGTGATTCCAAAACCAACTGTTGA